Genomic segment of Microbacterium sp. M28:
TCTTCTCGTCGTCCTCGGCCATGGCGCGCAACCGCGTCGCCACCCCCGTCGATTGCCGCGCGCGCCGACGGAGATTGCGCACGTCGCGGTCGCGGTAGTCGTGGGTTCCGGAGGGATCCGAGTGCCTGCCCCTGGCGCGCTTGCGGAGCTGGGTCACGAGAGCCGCGGCATCCTCGGACTCCTTCGCCATCGCCAGCAGCGCCTCGCGCGCGTCCTGGAGGTAACGATCCGTGTCGAACACGCCGCCCTGGGCGATGGTCCCGACCAGGATGTGATTCTTCACAGCCAGCCGCGTGGCGGCCGTGGCGATCGCCACGCCTTCCGCGAT
This window contains:
- a CDS encoding asparagine synthase, with product MGRTGDAIAEGVAIATAATRLAVKNHILVGTIAQGGVFDTDRYLQDAREALLAMAKESEDAAALVTQLRKRARGRHSDPSGTHDYRDRDVRNLRRRARQSTGVATRLRAMAEDDEKMRALVEEARSAAWADVRHNLDRRLRVEGMRPDQDPDYETMREARMQALRLVDLQALSSEQRARRKRESESA